The DNA segment ACGAATCCCGCGAGGAGGCTCGGGTCGGTCGCGAACGTCGCGCGGACCTTCTTTCCGGTCGCGCGCGAAAGCGCCGCGGAGACGCGCTCGCGCGCGGCGGCGTCGAGGTCCGAGGCGACGGTGACCTTCGCCGGGACGACCCCTTCCCGCACGTCGATCGCCTCGCGGATCGCGTCGAGGATCTCCGGGAGCTGGACGATCCGCCCCTTGTCGAGGAGCAGCCGGAGGAACCGTCCGCCGAGCTCGTCGACGCCCGCGCGGGCGGCGAGCGACTGCACGATGCCGCGCTTGGCCTCCGCCGTCACGGAGGGATTCGCGAGGACCGCGCGGAGAACGCCGTTGCCGCCGATCGCGGATGCGACGTC comes from the Thermoanaerobaculia bacterium genome and includes:
- the atpH gene encoding ATP synthase F1 subunit delta, coding for MTARFARPYADALLQSVPAGFDAGKWAAPLHDVASAIGGNGVLRAVLANPSVTAEAKRGIVQSLAARAGVDELGGRFLRLLLDKGRIVQLPEILDAIREAIDVREGVVPAKVTVASDLDAAARERVSAALSRATGKKVRATFATDPSLLAGFV